From the Helianthus annuus cultivar XRQ/B chromosome 17, HanXRQr2.0-SUNRISE, whole genome shotgun sequence genome, the window GAAAGTCGTCACCATAAGACTTGGCCTTTCTTTCTCTCGAACTCCTTCTTGGTTCAGTGCTAGTTGAAGGCATAATTTCTTTTCCACTAGAAATCTTTAAAGAAGAATTCATATCCTTTGGCCTAGGTATAGATGAGAATCTCTCTTTATCATATTCTACATTTCCACTTCGTGCCTCAATGACCGTATGTACTGACACGTGATCATTGGTTCTATTACATAGAACCTGTGAGCAAATGAATGCCCcgcatatccaatgaaaatgcaTTCTATACCTCTTTCCCCTAAGTTTCTTATCTTAGGATCATTGAGCCTTACCACGGCTCTACAACCCCAAACTCTCAATTTTTGCAACTCGGGTGGCTTTTTATACCAAAGCTCAAAAGGGGttgttttgttccttttattAGGAACCCGGTTTAACAAATAGCAAGCCGCCAACATCGCCTCTCCCCAAAACCCATTATTTAGACCCGAATGGGACAACATGATATTAACCATCTCTTTTAGTGTCCTATTCTTCCTTTCCGCCACACCATTTTGTTCCGGTGTGTAAGGGGCTGTGGTATGGTGTATTATTCCAGTTGATTGGAAATACACCGGATCAAAATACTCACCACCTCTATCGGTATGTAGAGTTTTGATCAATTCACTTTGATGAAGCTCTACTTCTTGTTTATAGATTTTAAACTTTTCCAGAGCTTCGTCTTTTGCATGTAACAAGTAAACATAACAAAATCTAGTAGCATCATCTATAAAGGTTACAACATACTTTTTGTTACCTAATGATGGTGTACCATGAAAATCACATAGATCACTATGTATCAAATCTAACAGTTTACTTTGTCTAGTAACATGTTGCATAAAAGGGATTTCTAGTTATTTTATTCAACTTACAGATATGGCATTTTTCATTTGTTAAATTTACTGCCAGAATTAGGCTCATTTTAGACATTTCCATAAGGCGTTTATAGTGTACATGTCCTAAGCTAGCATGCCATAATTCAGATTTAGACGAATTTACACTAGATACAGAATCAATCATACAAACAGAATCATCACTAAACGGCACTTCTAGATTTAACATAATCATACCATTACATAAATAACCAAATCCGATAAAAGAACCATGTCTTGACAAGATATACTTGTCACATTCTAACGCTTATTTGTACCCGCAATTATTTAATACAATACCGGATAACAAGTTTTTCCGAATGCCAGGTACATACAATACATTACTTAAACTTAGAGTTTTTCCAGAAGTAAATACTAGCACTACACTTCCAATTTCGTGGATTGGCTCGGTTGCAACATTTCCCATCTTTAAAACAGATCCATCTTCAATTAATGTAAGGTCCTTGAACCATCTTTGATCCTTACATACGTGACTTGTTGCTCCCGAGTCATACCACCAAGCAAAAGAATCATCCTGCACATAAAATGCTTCAGAAATTAGTGAAACATAATTCACATCCGAATTATAATTAAAGTTTAATTTCTGACCTTGTTGCTTTGGATCCTTAGAGGATCCACTAGTACCAGTTTCGTTCTTGGCTTTACCGACACGACaatctctcttgaagtgtcctggTTTACCACACTTCCAACAGCCTTCATCCTTAGTCTATTTTGAATGTTTCACAGCCTTGTTCTTCTTGTTAGGCCCACTTTGAAACTTCCTTTTGTTGTTTCCCTTGTTAGAATTTTTGAAACTAGGACCACTTTCTTCCACCATGTTAACAGAAGACCCACCAACTTGTTTATCTTTGTTAACATTTTCCATGGCCCGACAAGACTCCTCAATTCGAAAACAACTTCCAAGTTCAACCAGATTCATTTCCTCCTTCTTATGTTTTAAAGTATGTTTAAAATCTTTGCAAGAAGGAGGAAGTTTATCAATGATAGATGGAACAGAAATTGCTTCATCCATCTTTAAACCATGTTGTTCGAATTGACCCAGAATTCTTAGACATTCATTATATTGTTCCATGATGGATCTATCATCAACCATTTTATAATTCATAAAATCACTGACTAAGAATTTCTTACTAGATGTGTCTTCAGCCATGTATTTGGCCTCTAGTAATTCCCACAGTTCTTTTGCAGATTCAACATTTTGATATATATCAAAAAGAGAGTCACACATACCATTCACAATATGCCCA encodes:
- the LOC110923678 gene encoding uncharacterized protein LOC110923678, which gives rise to MTSGGESAKAMTNKFVKLDKFEGQDFRRWQKKMHFLLTTLKVVYVLSTPMPEEVTNEPLELTRKRGKWLNDDYIFRGHIVNGMCDSLFDIYQNVESAKELWELLEAKYMAEDTSSKKFLVSDFMNYKMVDDRSIMEQYNECLRILGQFEQHGLKMDEAISVPSIIDKLPPSCKDFKHTLKHKKEEMNLVELGSCFRIEESCRAMENVNKDKQVGGSSVNMVEESGPSFKNSNKGNNKRKFQSGPNKKNKAVKHSK